A region from the Brassica napus cultivar Da-Ae chromosome C8, Da-Ae, whole genome shotgun sequence genome encodes:
- the LOC106363973 gene encoding B3 domain-containing protein REM14 has translation MVSQHFFQPLLPGFHSHLTIPVAFCSKHVEGRNEHMTTAKLRSDISDDITWKVKIEDGRKLTDGWKEFALAHDLRVGDIVIFRQEKDMAFHITLFGPSCCEIQYGSCLKKKNKLKLSKIQNKKKVKKKNKKKYVESSLLDPSCFVNNVRPSSLRDNRLTLPKRFVRENGLETRCGEIVLMNEKGRSWNLNLARKDSCGTMSITGGWKSFCNASGLRAGSLFTFKLIKRGDTLVLLKSPSSIKSAEEDCLEAYEIEPDREEASNQDEKPRLLWKASTSSPSQKKPRSLWKASTSSPSQNLFLTLTLKTSDVKNSRLFIPVNFTRLHGINKETEMAMLDKNGVKWSTSLRSETSGGDRIRLVGGWKEFFKANCVEIGESIIVKLIWEGDKSCVLEFYSKVKQETK, from the exons ATGGTGAGCCAACATTTCTTTCAGCCTCTTCTTCCCGGCTTCCACAGCCACTTG ACCATTCCTGTAGCCTTCTGCTCCAAGCATGTAGAAGGAAGAAATGAGCACATGACTACGGCGAAGCTGAGATCAGACATATCGGACGATATAACCTGGAAAGTGAAGATAGAAGATGGCCGGAAACTCACTGATGGTTGGAAAGAGTTCGCTCTCGCGCACGATCTACGAGTTGGTGACATTGTCATTTTCAGACAAGAGAAAGACATGGCTTTCCACATTACACTGTTCGGACCCAGTTGCTGTGAGATTCAGTATGGATCTTGtttgaaaaagaagaacaagCTCAAGCTCA GTAAGATtcaaaacaagaagaaagtgaagaagaagaataagaaaaaatatgtaGAGTCTTCTTTGCTAGATCCCTCTTGTTTTGTGAATAATGTCAGGCCTTCAAGCCTCCGAGATAACAGACTG ACTCTTCCAAAGCGTTTTGTGAGGGAAAATGGTCTAGAGACAAGATGTGGAGAGATTGTTCTGATGAATGAAAAGGGTAGATCATGGAATTTAAATTTGGCACGAAAGGATTCATGTGGAACTATGTCTATCACTGGAGGATGGAAAAGCTTCTGTAATGCCAGTGGACTTCGAGCTGGAAGTTTATTTACTTTCAAACTGATCAAAAGAGGAGACACTCTGGTTCTACTCAAGTCCCCCTCTTCCATAAAGTCTGCAGAAGAAGATTGCTTAGAAGCTTATGAGATAGAGCCGGACAGAGAAGAAGCAAGCAACCAAGATGAGAAGCCTAGACTGTTATGGAAAGCCTCTACATCTTCACCATCTCAGAAAAAGCCTAGATCCTTATGGAAAGCCTCTACATCATCACCAAGCCAAAACCTATTTCTGACATTAACTCTCAAAACTTCGGACGTCAAAAACTCAAGACTG TTTATCCCGGTAAACTTCACAAGGCTGCATGGCATCAACAAGGAAACTGAAATGGCTATGTTGGATAAAAACGGTGTGAAGTGGTCTACGTCTCTACGGTCTGAGACGAGTGGTGGTGATAGAATAAGATTGGTGGGAGGTTGGAAAGAGTTCTTCAAAGCTAACTGTGTGGAGATTGGTGAATCCATCATTGTGAAGCTGATTTGGGAAGGAGACAAAAGTTGTGTCCTTGAGTTCTACTCCAAGGTGAAGCAAGAGACCAAATGA